In Labrus bergylta chromosome 6, fLabBer1.1, whole genome shotgun sequence, the following proteins share a genomic window:
- the mfsd12b gene encoding major facilitator superfamily domain containing 12b isoform X1, whose translation MEPYVRTERSLSLCRRLCFAMGHFQNDLCASMWFTYLLVYLHNVLGFQSTYAGVLLLIGQIADGLCTPLVGYESDKTLTGICGKRKSWHLLGTVSVIISFPFIFNPCLACTDSSPQWAQIVYFSPFIIIFQFGWAATQISHLSLIPELVTRESERVELTAYRYAFTVVANITVFTVAWLLFRFQTPHSISPTITDNVGPVDIPLFRDLALIMLGLGALFSLVFHVGTKEGTLASERENLLITPAPSQDAPPRTVFQWKNWLKEPSFYQMAFLYMCTRLIVNLSQTYISIFITDSLMLPKNFIAIIPLVMYLSGFVCSLVMKPISKLVGIYITYLFGLVLVFVFGIWVYVAKHMGADSIYGAAVLLGAGTATILVMSLSMTATLIGDQTQQSGAFVYGSMSFTDKVANGLGVILIQSLRPCNTEACCPDCVWFYRDVMAVVTGGVAIAAAICLFTIMTWPIRIRRN comes from the exons ATGGAGCCTTATGTGCGCACCGAGCGCTCTTTGTCGCTCTGCAGGAGGTTATGTTTTGCAATGGGACATTTTCAGAACGACCTGTGTGCGTCTATGTGGTTCACCTATCTCCTGGTCTACCTCCACAACGTGCTGGGCTTCCAGAGCACCTACGCAGGTGTGCTGCTGCTCATAGGACAAATAGCTGACGGCCTCTGCACGCCTTTGGTTGGATATGAATCCGACAAAACATTAACTGGCAtctgtggaaaaagaaaatcctggCATCTACTGG GAACTGTTAGTGTTATTATATCGTTTCCCTTCATTTTCAACCCCTGCCTGGCCTGCACCGACAGCAGTCCTCAATGGGCTCAGATTGTATACTTCTCccccttcatcatcatcttccaGTTCGGATGGGCAGCCACCCAAATCTCCCACCTGTCCCTCATCCCGGAGCTGGTGACCCGGGAGAGCGAAAGGGTGGAGCTCACTGCGTACAG GTATGCCTTCACTGTGGTGGCCAATATCACAGTGTTCACTGTAGCCTGGCTGCTCTTTAGATTCCAGACTCCACACAGTATCAGCCCTACCATCACAGACAATGTGGGCCCAGTGGACATCCCTCTGTTCAGG GATCTGGCCCTCATTATGCTGGGCCTTGGGGCTTTATTCTCTCTGGTTTTTCATGTGGGCACAAAGGAGGGGACATTggcctcagagagagagaatctgcTGATCACACCTGCCCCGTCACAGGATGCCCCACCTCGTACTGTGTTTCAATGGAAGAATTGGCTGAAGGAGCCCTCCTTCTACCAG ATGGCTTTCCTGTACATGTGCACTCGCCTCATAGTCAACTTATCTCAGACCTACATTTCAATTTTCATCACCGACTCACTGATGTTGCCAAAG AACTTCATTGCCATCATACCTCTGGTGATGTATCTCAGCGGCTTTGTTTGCTCATTGGTCATGAAACCAATCAGCAAGCTCGTAGGAATCTAT attACCTATTTATTCGGCCTGGtgctggtgtttgtgtttggcatcTGGGTGTATGTGGCCAAGCACATGGGAGCTGACAGCATTTATGGAGCCGCCGTGCTGCTGGGCGCCGGCACAGCTACAATCCTGGTTATGTCTCTTTCAATGACCGCCACGCTCATTGGGGACCAGACG CAGCAAAGTGGAGCCTTTGTTTACGGGTCAATGAGCTTCACAGACAAGGTGGCTAATGGTCTTGGGGTCATCCTCATCCAGAGCCTCCGACCATGCAA CACAGAAGCCTGCTGTCCGGACTGTGTTTGGTTCTATCGTGACGTCATGGCTGTTGTAACCGGGGGTGTGGCCATTGCTGCAGCAATTTGCCTGTTCACAATTATGACCTGGCCAATCAGGATACGGAGAAATTAG
- the mfsd12b gene encoding major facilitator superfamily domain containing 12b isoform X2 — MEPYVRTERSLSLCRRLCFAMGHFQNDLCASMWFTYLLVYLHNVLGFQSTYAGVLLLIGQIADGLCTPLVGYESDKTLTGICGKRKSWHLLGTVSVIISFPFIFNPCLACTDSSPQWAQIVYFSPFIIIFQFGWAATQISHLSLIPELVTRESERVELTAYRYAFTVVANITVFTVAWLLFRFQTPHSISPTITDNVGPVDIPLFRDLALIMLGLGALFSLVFHVGTKEGTLASERENLLITPAPSQDAPPRTVFQWKNWLKEPSFYQMAFLYMCTRLIVNLSQTYISIFITDSLMLPKNFIAIIPLVMYLSGFVCSLVMKPISKLVGIYITYLFGLVLVFVFGIWVYVAKHMGADSIYGAAVLLGAGTATILVMSLSMTATLIGDQTQSGAFVYGSMSFTDKVANGLGVILIQSLRPCNTEACCPDCVWFYRDVMAVVTGGVAIAAAICLFTIMTWPIRIRRN; from the exons ATGGAGCCTTATGTGCGCACCGAGCGCTCTTTGTCGCTCTGCAGGAGGTTATGTTTTGCAATGGGACATTTTCAGAACGACCTGTGTGCGTCTATGTGGTTCACCTATCTCCTGGTCTACCTCCACAACGTGCTGGGCTTCCAGAGCACCTACGCAGGTGTGCTGCTGCTCATAGGACAAATAGCTGACGGCCTCTGCACGCCTTTGGTTGGATATGAATCCGACAAAACATTAACTGGCAtctgtggaaaaagaaaatcctggCATCTACTGG GAACTGTTAGTGTTATTATATCGTTTCCCTTCATTTTCAACCCCTGCCTGGCCTGCACCGACAGCAGTCCTCAATGGGCTCAGATTGTATACTTCTCccccttcatcatcatcttccaGTTCGGATGGGCAGCCACCCAAATCTCCCACCTGTCCCTCATCCCGGAGCTGGTGACCCGGGAGAGCGAAAGGGTGGAGCTCACTGCGTACAG GTATGCCTTCACTGTGGTGGCCAATATCACAGTGTTCACTGTAGCCTGGCTGCTCTTTAGATTCCAGACTCCACACAGTATCAGCCCTACCATCACAGACAATGTGGGCCCAGTGGACATCCCTCTGTTCAGG GATCTGGCCCTCATTATGCTGGGCCTTGGGGCTTTATTCTCTCTGGTTTTTCATGTGGGCACAAAGGAGGGGACATTggcctcagagagagagaatctgcTGATCACACCTGCCCCGTCACAGGATGCCCCACCTCGTACTGTGTTTCAATGGAAGAATTGGCTGAAGGAGCCCTCCTTCTACCAG ATGGCTTTCCTGTACATGTGCACTCGCCTCATAGTCAACTTATCTCAGACCTACATTTCAATTTTCATCACCGACTCACTGATGTTGCCAAAG AACTTCATTGCCATCATACCTCTGGTGATGTATCTCAGCGGCTTTGTTTGCTCATTGGTCATGAAACCAATCAGCAAGCTCGTAGGAATCTAT attACCTATTTATTCGGCCTGGtgctggtgtttgtgtttggcatcTGGGTGTATGTGGCCAAGCACATGGGAGCTGACAGCATTTATGGAGCCGCCGTGCTGCTGGGCGCCGGCACAGCTACAATCCTGGTTATGTCTCTTTCAATGACCGCCACGCTCATTGGGGACCAGACG CAAAGTGGAGCCTTTGTTTACGGGTCAATGAGCTTCACAGACAAGGTGGCTAATGGTCTTGGGGTCATCCTCATCCAGAGCCTCCGACCATGCAA CACAGAAGCCTGCTGTCCGGACTGTGTTTGGTTCTATCGTGACGTCATGGCTGTTGTAACCGGGGGTGTGGCCATTGCTGCAGCAATTTGCCTGTTCACAATTATGACCTGGCCAATCAGGATACGGAGAAATTAG